A single Oncorhynchus mykiss isolate Arlee chromosome 24, USDA_OmykA_1.1, whole genome shotgun sequence DNA region contains:
- the LOC110504118 gene encoding solute carrier family 25 member 36-A, with protein sequence MSQRDTLVHLFAGGCGGTVGAILTCPLEVVKTRLQSSHITLYVSGVQLSTVNGPSVARMSPPGPLHCLKLILEKEGARSLFRGLGPNLVGVAPSRAIYFAAYSSAKERLNGVFQPDSTQVHMVSAGLAGFTAITATNPIWLIKTRMQLDSRNRGEKPMNAFECLRRVYQTEGLRGFYRGMSASYAGISETVIHFVIYESIKRRILEAKAAQHMDEEEEASKDASDFVGMMLAAATSKTCATSIAYPHEVIRTRLREEGTKYRSFFQTLTTVPKEEGYRALYRGLTTHLVRQIPNTAIMMCTYELVVYMLNG encoded by the exons ATGAGTCAGAGAGATACCTTAGTTCATCTGTTTGCTGGAGG GTGTGGGGGAACGGTAGGAGCCATCCTGACCTGTCCTCTGGAGGTGGTGAAGACCAGACTACAGTCATCCCACATCACACTCTACGTGTCTGGGGTGCAGCTCAGTACCGTCAATGGGCCCAGCGTAGCACGCATGTCCCCTCCAGGACCCCTGCACTGCCTCAA GTTGATTCTTGAGAAAGAAGGAGCCCGCTCTCTGTTCAGGGGCCTGGGGCCTAATCTAGTGGGTGTGGCCCCCTCCAG aGCCATCTATTTTGCTGCGTACTCCAGTGCCAAAGAGAGACTGAATGGAGTGTTTCAGCCGGACTCCACACAGGTCCACATGGTATCTGCTGGCTTGGCAG GGTTCACAGCCATCACAGCTACCAACCCTATCTGGCTCATCAAGACTCGCATGCAGCTGGACTCCAG GAACCGCGGGGAGAAGCCAATGAATGCGTTTGAGTGTTTGCGGCGGGTGTACCAGACAGAAGGCCTGCGAGGGTTCTACCGGGGAATGTCAGCGTCCTACGCTGGAATCTCAGAGACTGTGATCCACTTTGTCATCTATGAGAGCATCAAGCGGCGCATCCTGGAGGCCAAGGCAGCGCAGCACatggacgaggaggaggaggcgtCCAAGGACGCCTCGGACTTTGTGGGGATGATGCTCGCCGCCGCCACCTCCAAGACCTGTGCTACGTCCATCGCTTACCCCCATG AAGTGATCCGGACCCGGCTACGGGAGGAAGGCACCAAGTACCGTTCCTTCTTCCAGACTCTGACCACGGTTCCCAAGGAAGAGGGCTACCGGGCGCTGTACCGCGGCCTCACCACCCACCTTGTGCGCCAGATCCCTAACACCGCCATCATGATGTGTACCTACGAGCTAGTGGTCTACATGCTGAATGGTTAA